One region of Methanobacterium formicicum DSM 3637 genomic DNA includes:
- the nadA gene encoding quinolinate synthase NadA — translation MNHKQEEILKLKEEKNAIILAHNYQTQEIQEIADFLGDSLELCIKASQIEDADLVVFCGVDFMAETAAILNPSKKILIPDPQAECPMAHMLPAEDVIKYKKRYPQAAVVLYVNTLAEAKAEADILCTSANAAQVVESLDEDQILFGPDMNLASFVQKRTDKEIIPIPEVGYCYVHKMFNTGDVTFSRENYPDAEVLVHPECDAEVQEAADQILSTGGMLRHVAASSNKSFLIGTEVDMVTRLRRENPDKLIYPLLDEAICETMKRHTLDKVKNSLMEEKFQVKVPEDIADKARSAVERMLEVS, via the coding sequence TTGAATCACAAGCAGGAAGAAATTCTTAAACTTAAAGAAGAGAAAAATGCCATAATACTGGCTCATAATTATCAAACTCAAGAGATACAGGAAATTGCAGATTTTTTAGGTGACTCTCTGGAATTGTGTATTAAAGCTTCACAGATAGAAGATGCTGATCTGGTTGTTTTTTGTGGAGTGGACTTCATGGCAGAAACTGCTGCTATTTTAAACCCATCCAAGAAGATATTAATTCCAGATCCTCAGGCTGAGTGCCCAATGGCTCACATGCTCCCAGCAGAAGATGTAATAAAATACAAAAAGAGATACCCTCAAGCAGCAGTGGTGCTATATGTGAATACACTGGCTGAAGCTAAGGCCGAAGCTGATATACTATGCACATCTGCCAATGCAGCTCAGGTTGTAGAAAGCCTGGATGAGGATCAAATACTCTTTGGTCCAGATATGAACCTGGCCAGTTTCGTTCAAAAAAGGACGGATAAAGAAATAATCCCTATCCCTGAGGTGGGGTACTGTTACGTTCATAAAATGTTCAACACTGGAGATGTCACTTTTTCCAGGGAAAACTATCCTGATGCAGAAGTACTGGTACACCCGGAATGTGACGCTGAAGTACAGGAGGCAGCGGATCAAATCCTCAGTACCGGGGGAATGCTTCGCCATGTGGCAGCATCTAGTAATAAAAGTTTCCTCATAGGCACAGAAGTGGACATGGTGACCAGACTCCGCAGGGAAAACCCGGATAAACTCATTTATCCTTTACTGGATGAAGCTATCTGTGAAACTATGAAAAGGCACACCCTGGATAAGGTTAAAAACTCCCTGATGGAGGAAAAGTTCCAAGTTAAAGTTCCAGAGGATATTGCTGATAAAGCCCGCAGTGCAGTGGAACGCATGCTGGAAGTCAGTTAA